The Faecalibacter bovis genome includes the window CTGAAATGATGTTACCAAATGTCATTTTTGGTGCTCCGGGAAAATCACTTATAGTTTCTGGTAAGTAAGTTTCATTTGTAAGATTGTACTTCATTAAAATCAAATAAAGGATAAAAAAAGAACAATCTTTTATTAAAATGTGTATTGGAAATAATTTCATTTAGAGTTTTTCAATTTAGAAATTCCTTTTTTAATCAATTTATAAGTTCCAATAATTATTCCTTCGAAAATTATTTCAACAAAAATATATCCAAGAAATTCTAAAATTATTGACATTTTGTATAAATGACGAGTTTTGGTAAAATTGCGTACAACGAGCCGAGTATTTGCGAAGAACGGGAGAGAAATTGAGCGGAAGCTCAAGTTCGTGCGTTCAAGCAAATTGCTCTTTTCTGAAACTAAATTAGTTTATTGTTTTAAGAAAAGCAATTTTGCGGGCGGAAAATGATGGGATGAAAGTTTACTTTCAGCCCGTTTTTTGAAAAATACTATGTTAGCTGTAGTTTTTTACATTCCAAATGTCTCAAAAATATAGCACATACCATTCTTAGGATTTACAAAATACCTTGAACGGTCAAATTCATCGTGTTGATTTCGTGAATATTTTATAAAGTCTTTACTAGGGTTAAACCATTTTGGTAAATCTAGACCACTTTTCCAATCGTTATTTATTGTATCAATCTTAAGGTTATTATATTTTATGAATTCATTAAACCAATCTCCATTAGATTTGAATTGTAAAAATAATTGATATTCAAGTGTAAAATGAGGTGTTTGTAAATATTCTCCGTTTATCAAGTTTATTTCTTTAGGAGGTTCATCTCCAGCCCAATATTTGTAACTTTCTAAAGGATCATTTGTTCTAATGAATCCTTCACAACTGATAAAAGTTAAAATAATACTTAGGATATATATTTTTCTCATTTTTTGATAGTAATTGATTGAAAAATTACAGCTAACGAGCCGAGTATTTGCGAAGAACGGGAGAGAAGTTGAACGTAAGTTCAAGTTCGTCCGTTCAAGCAAATTGCTTGGCTGAAACTAAATTATATTAAAGTTTTTAGAAAAGCAATTTTGCGAGTGGAAAATAATGGATAAAAATGTAAGCCTTCAGCCCGTTTTTTGCGAAATAATATGTTAGCAGAAGTTGTATTATAAGTTATATAGTTTTCGAACTTTTTTATTTAAAAATAAAATAATAAAAATAGAATATGAAATTAATGGTATTATTCTTAAAACTATTTCAAATTTCATTGGTTTTAAAGGGTGAAATATTCTAAATATTTCAATTATTGGAGTTAAATATTCATAATCTTTATACCAAGATGACATCAGTCTTTCTTCCGAGAAATAATATATAGTGGCAAATACAAAGAAAATTATTCCAAAATACCAAGTAAATTTATTTCTAAATGTAAAAATGAATAGTATGATTGATAATATTTGTAGTGAAGAAATTCTAAAATTAATTATTTGTTGAAAATCTAGAATAAATCTCATTGTCAACAGAAATATAAATATATATTTTATATAATTCAAAATAGCTACAAAATTCATAAAATGATTATAATTTCAATTTTTAGCAATGTTAATTTTATTTTCTATAATCAAAAAAAGTTGTAATATTTTTTCGATAGTATAAAATTACAATTTCTGCTAACGTGCCGCAGCTTGGCGAAGTAGCGAACATAATTAGCATAAACTTCAAATTTGCCAAAACTGAGCAACGCATTTTTATTTTTTTAAATTTAACAAATTAAAAAATAAAAATAGCGATTGCGACAAAAAAAGTTTAGACTTTAAATTTTGACTTAACTCGCTATTTTGCCAAACTGGTGTTATACGACGGCTTTTTAATTTAATTTTTCAGACCAATTAAGTCCGTTTGGTAAATTTGTGTCTGACAATTCTATGTGAATTACTCTTCTTTTTTTATTGTTTGTCGTACGACTAGAACTATGTAATGTAAGTGGTTTCATAATCATTATTCCACCTTTATTTACGTTACAGGTTGTTTCTTTTTCGGTTTTCCAATCAATATTTTCAGGTCGATAAATTTTCTTTAAATGCGATTTTTCAATCACTTTTAAAGCACCATTATTTTCATCTGTATCGTCTAAATGGATTCTAATTGTATAAATATTTTCCAAGATTTCGATAGGAGGTTGGACTGCAAATTGATTTTGTTTAGTTGTCCAAAATTTAAAATTATCAAGTTCTATTTTTTTGTCAACCGAAATTGTCAAGTCTTGATGATAAGAAACGTACCAATTTGAAGTTTCAGGTTTATCAAAGTAAATACTTTTAATTACGAAATAGTTTTTTCCGAAAAGTTCTGAAATCACTTTTTGAAGTTTTTCGTTGAAAATCAACTTTTGAGTTTCTGGTACTTTTTTTAAAAATTGACGAATTGCAAATAAATCGTTTGATTTTCTAAATGTATCTTTTGAAGTATCAACTTGATTAATTGTCTCGATAATTTTCTGAACTTCTTCCGTAGAATATATATTTTCAATTGTTGTAAATCCTAATTCTTCAATTTCAGATTTATAAATTTTCAATTCGTTCATTTCTTTATTTTCAATTTGACGAAACGTTATTTAAAGCTGTCGTATAACGAGCCGAGTATTTGCGAAGAACGGGGAGAAATTGAACGAAGTTCAAGTTCGTCCGTTCAAGCAAATTGCTCTTTTCTAAAACTAATTTAAGGTGAAGTTTTTAGAAAAGCAATTTTGCGAGCGGAAAAATATAGGATGAAAGTTTACTTTCAGCCCGTTTTTTCGCTAAATACTATGTTGTACGCAGTTTATTTAATAATCTCGGACTTTTTTAAAATATTTTCAATTTCAATATTAGTATATTTTTCTACTGGATTTACTTCTTTATCATCTCCTTTATGATGATATTCTCCCGCATCAAAAGCATAAAAAATTTCCCAAGAAACCTCAGGGAAAGTATAATTTTTGAAGAAATTTTCATTCGTTAAATAATATCCAAATAGATTTGAAATTAAGTCATTAGCAGTGGAATAATCTAAGTCTTTTTTTCAATAATTATGCGCGATTTTAATAGATAAACTTTCAATTATTTTAGATGGAAATTTTGAAGGATAATTTAAAATTTCTTCAATCTCTTTTTCAGATTTAAGTAATTCTAAGTAAATATATTGTATTTCAATATTTGTAAAAACCATTTATTGAGAGTTGGGATAATTGCGTACAACGAGCCGAGTATTTGCGAAGAACGGAAGAGAAGTTGAACGAAAGCTCAAGTTCGTCCGTTCAAGCAAATTGCTTGGCTGAAACTAAATTAATTGAAAGTTTTAAGAAAAGCAATTTTGCGAGTGGAAAAAGATGGGATGAAAGTTTACTTTCAGCCCGTTTTTTGCTAAATACTATGTTAGCTGCTGTCGCATTATTTGATAACTTCATCATATTGAATATTAGAAATTATTTTATTTTCTAACATAATTTTAAGCCATTCAATTATTTCATTTTTTTCAGTTGTTTTTAAATTTGAAAGATTAATTGTTGAATAATCATCAATGTTTTTTTCAATCTTATATTTTTCGGTTACGGCATCTAAATAATCGATATATGCTTTTTCATAATTAAACTTTAAAGCCATAATTTTTGAATAAAACATTAAAGTATCAGTTCTTCCCTCGAAATTGGTATCTTTTAAATGATAAAATAGTTCTGAATAAGCTTCTTTATCTCCATAAACTTTAACACGATCTATAATTGAATCATAATCTTGAGAAATTGAATTCATAGTAATGATTTCAGATTGATTTTGAGATAAATCAAGATTGATATTTGTTTCATTTTTTTCACTCTTATTGCAAGAAATAAAGTTTAATATTAGAATGAAAGTTATTATTTTTTTCATGCTGTAAGTAAATTGGGATAGTCTGGCGCGATTGCAGCTAACGTTTTGGGTATTGCCGAAGGCGGGGAAATCGAAGCCTAAAGTTTCGATTTTGCACTGAGGCGAGCCAAAACGAATTTTTATGAGTTAAATTTAAAAATAAAAAACGAATAAAATTCGTTTTTGGCGGAGATAGAAGCACAAACTTTGAATTTAGCACTTTAGCCCCGCTTTTGGCAATACAATGTTACCTGCTGGCTTTTATCAGTTTTCTAATTCCTTTTCAATAATTATTTTTTTATTTTTTCGTTCAGATTTTCTTTTATCAGATTTTATTTTTTGATGATAATTATTTTTATCACTGAAAAATGTCATACTGCTCCAAGCTAAACCAGAACCTTGTTTAATCATAACTCCTTGCCAAATACAATCGTCATATGGACAGCTGTGTTTTGAATATGTTCCGAAATTTCTATGTTTAATTCGCTTATCTGAAAGAATTTTTTCTTGATTTGTTTTGATATCATTCCAGAATTTTTCCTTGTCACCATTCGTCAACTCCTCGCCTAAAGTAGAAACTTCAAAAAATGTTATAGGATCTTTAAGTTGTAAAAATTTAAATGATTTGATAAATGTTTTATGAGCATATTCTCGTAGCTGAATTTTCTCATTGATATTTAAATTTTCATTTTCTATAAGTGAACGATAAAGTCCAAGTGTATTGAAGTCACTATATTTTTTATAATTGTCAATAAAGAAAAAATACTCTTTATATACTAGCTCTTTGAATTTCTTTCCTATTTTCATTGATATATTTTAAGCGATTTTCTTGGTAAAGCTTGCAGGTAACACTCAAATATACGAACATTTTTGTGGTATGCAAATAAAATTAAATAATCTTAAATGCTTATTATTAGTACGATGACCGGTTATTAATTAACTTTATAGTAATTGATGATTATGTTCGTAAATACAACTTCGGCAATCTATGAGTATCGATTTTTCTAATTATAAATTTGTTTCTGGTGAACACAAAAACAAAAAAGTGATTTGGATTTTATTTGATTATAAAAAATATTCAATCGATCCTTTGCGTAACATAATTAGTGTAAAATATTCGAATACTCAAAAATCTTGGTACGTTCCAGATCTTAACCGAAATCGCCAATCCATCGGGCTAGAAATAATCGAGTTTCAGAATGCAAATAATTTAACCAAAGAACATAAAATTGAATTTGATAGATACATTCAAACTTTAAAGTTAAAATCATACAGTCCAAATACGTTAAAAACTTATGCCAACGAATTTATTGCATTTTTGCAGATGTTTACACAATATAATCCACAAGAAATTACGACTGATTTAATTCGACGTTACTTGGTTTATTGTGCGCAAGATTTAGAATTATCAGAATTTACAATTAATTCGAGAATGAATGCAATAAAGTTTTATTACGAACAGGTTTTGCATCTTAATCGTATGTTTTTTGATATTCCTCGTCCTAAAAAACCTAATCTTTTGCCCAAAGTACTTTCTGTAAATGAGGTAAGACAGATAATAAATTTGACTACGAATTTAAAGCATCAAATGATTCTGAAATCTATTTATGGTATGGGATTAAGAGTGAGTGAAGCGGTGAATCTTAAGATTGAGGATTTGGATAGCGACACGATGCTGGTGCATATAAAAGGGGCGAAAGGGAAAAAAGATAGGATTGTTATTTTGCCTGAAACCTTGTTGTTGGAATTACGCGAATATTATGTTGTATATAAACCTAAGGAATATTTGTTTGAAAATCGTTTTGGCAATCAAATGAGTACGCGTTCTATACAAATGATTTTTAAAAATGGATTAGAATTATCCAAATCACGTAAAAAAGTTGGTGTACATAGTTTGCGTCATTCTTTTGCAACACATCTGTTAGAGAGTGGTACAGATGTTATTTTAATACAACAATTATTAGGTCATAATAGCATCAAAACAACTCTTACTTACACTCATGTTTCCAGAAAATCAATTCAAAAAATTCAATCTCCTTTGGATCGTTTATAAATTTTCTTGTTCAAAATCTAATTCAAGTTGGCGACCTTCAGAAGTTTTAAAATCAGTTAAATTAGAAACTGAAACTCCTAATAATCTAACTTTTCGACCTATTTGATAACATTCTTCTAATAATTCTAAAACCAATTTTCGGTAGACTTTTTCGTTTGTGATAGGATAGATTGATGATTTACTTCGGCTCACAATTGTAAAATCTTCAAACTTCATTTTTACAGTAACTGTACGTCCAAATATTAAATTATTTTGGCACCATTCCCACACTTCATCTGTTTGGGAAGCAATGTGAGTTTGCATTTCATGAATTTGAGAAATGTCATTCGAAAAAGTATTTTCAGAACCTACAGATTTCCTGATTCGATCAGGATTTACAGCCCGAAAATCTTCACCACGTACAATGTTATAATAATAAGAGCCTGATTTGCCAAACTCTTTAATCATCTTTTCCATCGAGAGTTTTTTCAGATCAAAACCGGTGTGTATGCCCATATTTGCCATACGTTCGGCTGTAACTTTTCCGATTCCGAAAAATTTATTTATAGGTAATTGTTCAATAAATTGTTCAGCCATTTTAGGAGTTATCACAAATAATCCATCAGGTTTCTGATAATCAGATGCAATTTTTGCCAAAAATTTATTGTAAGAAACTCCTGCAGAAGCTGTCAGATTAGTTCGTTCCTTAATTTTTTGTTTAATTTCTAATGCGATATCAGTAGCAATAGCAATGTTGAATTTATTTTCAGTTACGTCTAAATATGCTTCGTCCAAAGACAAAGGTTCAACCAAATCGGTATATTCTTTAAAAATATCACGAATCTGATTCGAAACTTCTTTGTACACTTCAAATCGAGGTTTAACAAAAATTAATTTGGGGCATTTTCTTTTAGCAATTACAGAAGACATGGCCGATTTTACGCCGTATTTTCTGGCTTCGTAACTTGCAGTTGCTACCACACCACGTTCTGCAGATCCACCAACAGCAATGCATTTCCCTCTTAATTCGGGGAAGTCGCGCTGTTCTACAGAGGCATAAAAAGCATCCATGTCTATATGTATGATCTTACGAAGCATGGATGCAAAATTATGACGTTATTTTAAATTATATTGTTTTATAAATTGTTTCAATTTCTTTTTATCCGAAACAATAGTTAAATAATCTCCCGGTTCAATAATAACATCGCGATCTGGATTAAAACTAATTTCACCATTTCGCTCCAACGAAACAACAATACCAAAACTAGCATCTTTTATCCATCCAATGTCTTGGTACTGAATTTCAGGAACATTATCAGGAATTACAACTTTATCCATTGTAATGTTGATGTGATCCTTCGTATCTTCAGTAATAGTTGGCACTGATTCGCCAATAATTTTAAGGTAATTTTCAAACTTCTGAATTTGTTCATCTGTACCAATAATTCCGATTTCATCTAAAGGATAAAGAACAGATTCACTATTTGGCATTTGTATAATTCGGTCGCCTCGTTTGATATACGCAATATTGATGTGGAATTTAGTTCGCCAATTTAATTCACCCAAAGGAACACCAATAAAGTTAGCATGTCGTGGAACTTCCATATCAGAAATGTGTGTATTATCCCACGTATATTGATAATTTTCTTTCTTTGCTTGTAATCTTTTTTCTTCTATAATTTCACGTTCATTCAGATTAAAAATAAATCGATTTTCAATGATGTCATAAACTTTATTAAAATGTTTAGAAAGTAAATATAAAAGCCCTAAAAGAATTACTATCGGAATAATAACTGCGATTTTACTAGAGAAAAATTGGTAATAAATGAATATAATTAAAGCTAAAATAAAGATGACTCTTAAGGTAAAAATACCGATTATTGGCGCACGATTAAATTTTGATTCGTACCAAAATTGTGAAACTAATGTTTTAGATACTCGGTTACCTATCAATGCCCAAAGAAATGGTGCACATATGGTTAAAGTAAGTATCATAGTGATGAAATTTGCAAGGAAATAACTTACATTATCATACAATAACATTAAAATATAATTCTTTGTAAACGCTGTAATTGCAATTATGATAATAGAATTAAGCGCTAAGTTTTTAATGGTTTTTTCTATAATTATTTTCCATTGATTTTCATCTTTTATGTGTTGTGTATCTGATGAATATCGATCTATAGTTTGTAAAAACTTTTTCGGTAAATTTTTGTCTAAATATTGATAAACTGTATCTGATGATTTTATCAAATATGGAGTTGTAAAAGTTGTTATTGCAGATACACCTACGGCAACAGGGAAGAGGAAGTCGCTCGTAACACCTAATGATAAACCAAGTCCAGCCACAATAAAGGCAAATTCGCCAATCTGTGCCATACTCATACCAACTTGTACCGATTGTTTTAATGGTTGTCCGGATAATAATGCACCAAGTGACGTGAAAATTAATTTACCAAAAATAGTTAATAACGTTACGATTAAAATTGCCCACTTATGTTCTAACATAGAAGCAGGGTCAATCATCATACCAATAGATACAAAGAAGATCGTAGCAAATAATGTTTTAACGGATTGTAAAGTATGCTCAATTTTTTCAGCATACACTGTTTCAGCTAATATAGAACCCATCACAAATGCTCCTAATTCTATTGAAAATCCTACACTATCAGCAATATAAACCATTCCTAAACATAATCCGATTGAAAGAATTAGTAAGGTTTCTTCGTCTAAATATTTTTTGATTGATCGTAAAAAAGAAGGAATGATAAAAATACCACCCAAAAACCAAACGGCTAAAAAGAAGCCAAGTTTAATTAACGAACTCAGCATTTCTCCACCATCAAACTGCTGACTTACAGCCATTGTAGAAAGCATGACCATTAATAAAATAACAACGATATCTTCTACAATTAAGATTCCGAAAACAACGTTCGCAAACTTTTTTCGTTTCAATCCTAATTCGTCAAACGCTCTAATAATAATGGTTGTAGAGGAACTGGCTAATAAACCACCAAGAAAAATACTATCCATCGGTTTCCAGCCCATCCATTGTCCTACAAAATATCCAAGAGTTACAATACATGCGATTTCTACGAGGGCGGTTATCGATGCACTTCCACCAACGTTGAGCAGTTTTTTGAAACTGAATTCTAACCCTAAACTGAATAAAAGGAAGATCACTCCAATTTTTGCCCAAATTTCAACACTATGTTCATCGGCAACAGTAGGAATGTATTGGAAATGTGGACCAACCAAAAATCCAGCGATGATATACCCTAAGACTAATGGTTGATTGATTCGTTTGAAGATTAATGTGGTAATTGCACCAATACCTAATATTAGGCCTAAATCGATAATCAGTTTTGGCAAGTGTTCTTCCATATAAATTTTGGGTTGGATTTAATGTCACTAAATTAAGAATTATTCTTTGTACAAGAGGTACTATTTGCCTATAAAAAAAGCGTTGAACTAATGTTTAACGCTTATTTGATTGTAATTTTTGCTAAATAAGAATAATCTTCTTTTAAAATTCTTTTACACTCTAAACTGTGATGATCACATGCATTTTTTAAAGTATCAAAATCTAAATATAACCATTCTATCGGCTCGTCTTGCATCCCTTTATAATGAACTATAAAATCTACTTCACCGTAATAATTCTTATCACCAGGAATCCATTTACCACCATCGTCATCGTCATCAAACATGTAAATAATATCTGTTCCATCAATTATTATTTGACCTGCTGGATGTAAGAGTGATTTTAATTTTTCTAAATAGGCACCAATGACAAATAAATTCTGAAAAATTCCTGTTCCGTTCATCAAAATAAGAATGGTATCAAATTTTTCATCCGTTGGTAAATCTAAAAGATTAATGGCTTCTACATTTTCTACACCTCTCAATTTACATGCTTCTATTGCTTTCGGAGAAATATCAATAGCTTTAACATTTAAACCTTTCTGTTGTAAATACAAAGCATGCGAGCCAGCTCCTGCGCCCACATCCAAAACGTTTCCTTTTGCTAATGTTAGTGCTTTTTGTTCAAAAGTTGGCATTTCATCAAAATCTCTAAATAAATAATCAATGGGCATGACATCTAATTCAGAGATTGAAGTTTCTGTATATAAATTTTCAGGATTATTATCCGTTTGGTAATCCAGAATCGCTTGTCCAAATAAGTCTTTCATTCTACAAAAATACTATTCATAAAGTAAATCATTAGATTATTTTGTTAAAATTCATTTGACAATTTTGTCAAATCTTAAATAGTTAATACTTTTGTCTAACATTTTTGTCAAATTTTAAAATGTAGACGTGGAGAAAAAAGATCAAACTGAGCATATTATAAAAGAAACTGCAAAGAATTTATTTTTTAAAGAAGGTAAATTCAATGCAACAACTCAAGAAATTGCAGATGCGGCAGGAGTTAATCGTACATTGATTAATTACTATTTCCGTTCTCGCAACAACTTATTTAAAATTGTTTTTGAAGACGCGAAACTAATGGAGGTGGAGAAAACGAACTCGATTATGTTGTCTGAAGATGATTTTAAAACAAAAATTTCAAATTTTATCGACCATTGCTTTCAAATGAATATTGATTATCCTTATTTGGAAACGTACTTAGTTTCTCAGATCAATCAAGGGATTCATTTTAGACGCGAGTACGTTGATGAGCATGCAAAAGCATTTTTTAAAAACGTAGAAGATGCAATGGAACAAGGTTTGATTGATAGGATGGAACCTATTCAGTTTTTATTGAATATGATCTCTTTGGTGAATTTTCCGATGGCGATGCGCCCGTTGATTCAACTGAATTTAAAAATTTCAGATACTGATTATAAACGTATTTTGAAAGACAGAAAAGAAATTATCATTCGAACATTATTTAAAAAATAAAGAAAGTAAATTATATGAAAATAACCAGTATATCCTCAAAATTGCGATGGATAGGAGTTGCGGTTCTCTTGGCGTTTTTTCAAACAGTTTCTGCTCAACAAACTTTAACGTTGAAAGAAGCAATCGATTTTGCATTAAAAAACAAAGCTGATGCTTTGAAAGCAAAAAATGAAATTAAGCGTGGAGATTTACAAATAAAAGAAGCGAAAGCTGGAGCATTGCCACAAATTTCGGCGTCTGGTAATGTACAATACAATGCAATTATTCAGGAATCTGCATTACAAATGAATGATCAATTAATGGTTATTCGTATGGGACAACCATGGAACACAAATGCGACAGTTTCTTTATATCAAGCCTTATTTGATCAACGTGTTTTTACAGGTCTGAAAGCGGCAAAATCAACACGAGAATTTTATCAAATCAATTCTCAGTTGACAGACGAACAAATTATAGAACGCGTTTCTACAGCTTATTATCAAGTTTTTGTAACGGAGCAAAAATTACAAAACATTGACGCTTCTTACGAAAATACAAATAAGGTAAAAGCCATCATTCAAAGTTTATACGACAATGGTTTAGCCAAAGAAATTGACTTGGATCGTACTAAGGTTGGATTGGTAAATATTCAATCTGCTCGTCAGCAAATTGTTAATGCAGTTCAGTTACAAGAAAATGCATTGAAATTTTATATGGGAATGCCTATCGAAACTGAAATTGAATTAGTTGGCGAAGATGTAAAGATTAATGAATATTTATTAGAAGATAAGTTTGATTATACAAAACGTACAGAAGTTGCTGCTGTTCTAAAACAGAAAGAACTTTTAGGATATAATCTTGAAGCGACTAAAGCGGCTTTATATCCAACTGTTGGTTTAGCTGCAAACTATGGTATCAATGGTTTTGGTGAAAATTTCCCAATTCATAAATCTACTTATTGGTCTGATGTAGCAAATGTTGCTTTACAAGTTAAAGTTCCAATTTTTACAGGAGGCTCTACTAAAGCAAAAATTGCACAAGCACAATTAGATATTGATGCATTAGATATTGATATTAAAGATATGATTTTAGGTTTAGATTTAGAATATCATAATGCGAAAACGCAAATCGAAAATTTAATTGTCAATTTAAAAAATCAAGAAGAAAATGTTGAATTAGCTCGTAAAGTTTTTAATAATACGCAAGCTAATTACCAACATGGTTTAGCGCCTTTAACGGAAGTCTTAGATGCTGAAC containing:
- a CDS encoding phytanoyl-CoA dioxygenase family protein; this translates as MNELKIYKSEIEELGFTTIENIYSTEEVQKIIETINQVDTSKDTFRKSNDLFAIRQFLKKVPETQKLIFNEKLQKVISELFGKNYFVIKSIYFDKPETSNWYVSYHQDLTISVDKKIELDNFKFWTTKQNQFAVQPPIEILENIYTIRIHLDDTDENNGALKVIEKSHLKKIYRPENIDWKTEKETTCNVNKGGIMIMKPLTLHSSSRTTNNKKRRVIHIELSDTNLPNGLNWSEKLN
- a CDS encoding tyrosine-type recombinase/integrase is translated as MSIDFSNYKFVSGEHKNKKVIWILFDYKKYSIDPLRNIISVKYSNTQKSWYVPDLNRNRQSIGLEIIEFQNANNLTKEHKIEFDRYIQTLKLKSYSPNTLKTYANEFIAFLQMFTQYNPQEITTDLIRRYLVYCAQDLELSEFTINSRMNAIKFYYEQVLHLNRMFFDIPRPKKPNLLPKVLSVNEVRQIINLTTNLKHQMILKSIYGMGLRVSEAVNLKIEDLDSDTMLVHIKGAKGKKDRIVILPETLLLELREYYVVYKPKEYLFENRFGNQMSTRSIQMIFKNGLELSKSRKKVGVHSLRHSFATHLLESGTDVILIQQLLGHNSIKTTLTYTHVSRKSIQKIQSPLDRL
- the dinB gene encoding DNA polymerase IV → MLRKIIHIDMDAFYASVEQRDFPELRGKCIAVGGSAERGVVATASYEARKYGVKSAMSSVIAKRKCPKLIFVKPRFEVYKEVSNQIRDIFKEYTDLVEPLSLDEAYLDVTENKFNIAIATDIALEIKQKIKERTNLTASAGVSYNKFLAKIASDYQKPDGLFVITPKMAEQFIEQLPINKFFGIGKVTAERMANMGIHTGFDLKKLSMEKMIKEFGKSGSYYYNIVRGEDFRAVNPDRIRKSVGSENTFSNDISQIHEMQTHIASQTDEVWEWCQNNLIFGRTVTVKMKFEDFTIVSRSKSSIYPITNEKVYRKLVLELLEECYQIGRKVRLLGVSVSNLTDFKTSEGRQLELDFEQENL
- a CDS encoding cation:proton antiporter: MEEHLPKLIIDLGLILGIGAITTLIFKRINQPLVLGYIIAGFLVGPHFQYIPTVADEHSVEIWAKIGVIFLLFSLGLEFSFKKLLNVGGSASITALVEIACIVTLGYFVGQWMGWKPMDSIFLGGLLASSSTTIIIRAFDELGLKRKKFANVVFGILIVEDIVVILLMVMLSTMAVSQQFDGGEMLSSLIKLGFFLAVWFLGGIFIIPSFLRSIKKYLDEETLLILSIGLCLGMVYIADSVGFSIELGAFVMGSILAETVYAEKIEHTLQSVKTLFATIFFVSIGMMIDPASMLEHKWAILIVTLLTIFGKLIFTSLGALLSGQPLKQSVQVGMSMAQIGEFAFIVAGLGLSLGVTSDFLFPVAVGVSAITTFTTPYLIKSSDTVYQYLDKNLPKKFLQTIDRYSSDTQHIKDENQWKIIIEKTIKNLALNSIIIIAITAFTKNYILMLLYDNVSYFLANFITMILTLTICAPFLWALIGNRVSKTLVSQFWYESKFNRAPIIGIFTLRVIFILALIIFIYYQFFSSKIAVIIPIVILLGLLYLLSKHFNKVYDIIENRFIFNLNEREIIEEKRLQAKKENYQYTWDNTHISDMEVPRHANFIGVPLGELNWRTKFHINIAYIKRGDRIIQMPNSESVLYPLDEIGIIGTDEQIQKFENYLKIIGESVPTITEDTKDHINITMDKVVIPDNVPEIQYQDIGWIKDASFGIVVSLERNGEISFNPDRDVIIEPGDYLTIVSDKKKLKQFIKQYNLK
- a CDS encoding class I SAM-dependent methyltransferase, producing the protein MKDLFGQAILDYQTDNNPENLYTETSISELDVMPIDYLFRDFDEMPTFEQKALTLAKGNVLDVGAGAGSHALYLQQKGLNVKAIDISPKAIEACKLRGVENVEAINLLDLPTDEKFDTILILMNGTGIFQNLFVIGAYLEKLKSLLHPAGQIIIDGTDIIYMFDDDDDGGKWIPGDKNYYGEVDFIVHYKGMQDEPIEWLYLDFDTLKNACDHHSLECKRILKEDYSYLAKITIK
- a CDS encoding TetR/AcrR family transcriptional regulator, translating into MEKKDQTEHIIKETAKNLFFKEGKFNATTQEIADAAGVNRTLINYYFRSRNNLFKIVFEDAKLMEVEKTNSIMLSEDDFKTKISNFIDHCFQMNIDYPYLETYLVSQINQGIHFRREYVDEHAKAFFKNVEDAMEQGLIDRMEPIQFLLNMISLVNFPMAMRPLIQLNLKISDTDYKRILKDRKEIIIRTLFKK
- a CDS encoding TolC family protein, giving the protein MRWIGVAVLLAFFQTVSAQQTLTLKEAIDFALKNKADALKAKNEIKRGDLQIKEAKAGALPQISASGNVQYNAIIQESALQMNDQLMVIRMGQPWNTNATVSLYQALFDQRVFTGLKAAKSTREFYQINSQLTDEQIIERVSTAYYQVFVTEQKLQNIDASYENTNKVKAIIQSLYDNGLAKEIDLDRTKVGLVNIQSARQQIVNAVQLQENALKFYMGMPIETEIELVGEDVKINEYLLEDKFDYTKRTEVAAVLKQKELLGYNLEATKAALYPTVGLAANYGINGFGENFPIHKSTYWSDVANVALQVKVPIFTGGSTKAKIAQAQLDIDALDIDIKDMILGLDLEYHNAKTQIENLIVNLKNQEENVELARKVFNNTQANYQHGLAPLTEVLDAEQAYTEAKNNYSNVLLEYKVAEVALLKAKGELNTILQ